A single genomic interval of Streptomyces sp. 1222.5 harbors:
- a CDS encoding trypsin-like peptidase domain-containing protein gives MTGRGPRTGGGRRTTADGTRRTTTDETRTNAAGDRRRAAAAGARDTACPDDTVLVRIRDLAGRPRGLGFLADHEGTLLTSHEAVDGLPRLVLHAAGDRTCVVDADAVVPLPHLDLALVRTEGLGVPPLPLTVRERIDAGTYVRIPAGCWREARVLAATQVTYTATDRFHLLEDALELAIGTAGRDALRLGGGAAGGPVLDARTGAVLGVLGTALRSDRSDAGFAVPLRPADGPLAGLLARNAATVPAYGSDLNPAGMLELTATSVAQDGPHRAAAGAVPPVERAGVTAELTAFTDGDRSVLGLVGAPGSGRTTELAALAARRARGERPAPTLWLRGADLEATDDSVADAARRMLERAARIVAASRSARPDDLGDLTPEHLARFAARAGRPLLLLLDGPEEMPPVLAHRLPQWTGRTADWLRETGARLVVACREEYWEHAGTEFPADLLHLPHRRPGPPPAPSGPVGHVSPPQVPADPAATDPAPDEAGDTAGRDAPLPPCVRLAELTDDEARLARARYGIPDGLLGERDARHPLTLRLLSEVLAAVPDAPAAAVPAGRHEVFAAHLDLMCLRVAVRLAAESGLRGTAVRRLAARVAGQVHEAARRSLGPGQGELDRASFEAVFPWGPAPARLGGGTGWASAVLTEGLLVPAGGGYRFAHEELADWIQGTHLDLDEALHALVHRPRRAEEDGTVPVPRHRVGPVVQALLLLAQQHGTEQLAHRLTELADALDRDPESWWAARLLAHTLLQMPDATPYTGVLRALADRVVAMRREQRPVPVEFGPDFWAAVPVPDTERLDLLRRLVLADQAPPAPGARYLDAVSRLLADRPAVVQRQLTHWFDDERPLPATPDATVATAAQALLHTHRHGALDELTEVLVSCAHRRADELLATLAEDEPSALCRAVDRWAHDERPARRVAAVAFGLRAAPHVHSEADRELLRYAALALLARPADCTLHGGALALLVRDPRTRDRHLTAALRHFAEGDPRVPPSALVPALATHPEPVLEAFGARLRGPDAGEALRALADVSTPALARRTAVLVREAVRLRPDTAGPFAAYVDRRLAHGPTARPVLLPLVTGLLDGGPEQVRAALATVLAAVGTPACRPLRRELLEFLFAHEREPSVLDAVLHAAAEHVDGHEEEARGLVHRTGLLLVRTPEGATHFDRGLVDLGRHVPGFAALMARWLADAPDDWAAVVGPSTRRMLENLAGVRVPA, from the coding sequence ATGACGGGACGGGGCCCGCGCACCGGAGGCGGGCGCCGGACGACGGCGGACGGTACGCGGCGGACGACGACGGACGAGACGCGGACGAACGCGGCGGGGGACAGACGGCGGGCGGCGGCGGCCGGCGCACGCGACACCGCCTGCCCCGACGACACCGTCCTCGTCCGGATCCGCGACCTCGCCGGCCGGCCACGCGGCCTCGGCTTCCTCGCCGACCACGAGGGCACCCTGCTCACCAGTCACGAGGCCGTCGACGGGCTGCCCCGGCTCGTGCTCCACGCGGCGGGCGACCGCACCTGCGTGGTCGACGCCGACGCCGTCGTCCCGCTGCCCCACCTGGACCTGGCCCTGGTGCGCACCGAGGGCCTGGGCGTGCCCCCGCTGCCCCTGACCGTGCGCGAGCGCATCGACGCCGGCACCTACGTGCGCATCCCCGCGGGCTGCTGGCGCGAGGCCCGGGTACTGGCCGCCACCCAGGTCACGTACACCGCCACCGACCGTTTCCACCTCCTCGAGGACGCCCTGGAACTGGCCATCGGCACGGCCGGGCGGGACGCGCTCCGGCTCGGCGGCGGGGCGGCCGGGGGACCCGTGCTCGACGCCCGTACCGGCGCGGTCCTCGGCGTTCTCGGCACCGCCCTGCGGAGCGACCGGAGCGACGCGGGCTTCGCGGTGCCCCTGCGGCCCGCCGACGGCCCCCTGGCCGGTCTCCTCGCCCGCAACGCGGCCACCGTCCCGGCCTACGGCAGCGACCTGAACCCGGCCGGAATGCTGGAGCTGACCGCCACCTCGGTGGCCCAGGACGGCCCCCACCGTGCCGCGGCCGGCGCGGTGCCGCCCGTCGAACGAGCCGGCGTCACGGCCGAGTTGACCGCCTTCACCGACGGCGACCGGAGCGTGCTCGGTCTCGTCGGCGCACCGGGCAGCGGCCGTACGACGGAACTCGCGGCCCTCGCCGCCCGGCGTGCCCGGGGCGAGCGGCCCGCGCCCACGCTGTGGCTGCGCGGCGCCGACCTGGAGGCCACCGACGACTCCGTGGCCGACGCGGCCCGCCGCATGCTGGAGCGCGCCGCCCGCATCGTCGCCGCCTCCCGCTCCGCCCGCCCCGACGACCTTGGCGACCTCACCCCCGAACACCTGGCCCGCTTCGCCGCCCGCGCCGGCCGCCCCCTGCTGCTCCTCCTCGACGGCCCCGAGGAGATGCCCCCCGTCCTCGCCCACCGGCTGCCGCAGTGGACCGGGAGGACCGCGGACTGGCTGCGGGAGACCGGGGCACGGCTGGTCGTCGCCTGCCGGGAGGAGTACTGGGAGCACGCCGGCACCGAGTTCCCCGCCGACCTGCTGCACCTCCCGCACCGCCGCCCCGGCCCGCCCCCGGCGCCGAGCGGCCCCGTCGGCCACGTGAGCCCGCCGCAGGTGCCGGCCGACCCGGCGGCCACCGACCCCGCCCCGGACGAGGCGGGCGACACCGCCGGCCGCGACGCACCGCTTCCGCCCTGCGTGCGGCTCGCCGAGCTCACCGACGACGAGGCCCGCCTGGCCCGCGCCCGCTACGGCATCCCCGACGGCCTGCTCGGCGAGCGCGACGCCCGGCACCCGCTCACCCTGCGCCTGCTGTCCGAGGTCCTCGCCGCCGTTCCGGACGCCCCGGCCGCCGCCGTCCCGGCCGGACGGCACGAGGTGTTCGCCGCCCACCTCGACCTCATGTGCCTGCGCGTGGCGGTCCGCCTCGCCGCCGAGAGCGGCCTGCGCGGCACGGCCGTACGACGGCTCGCCGCCCGGGTCGCCGGACAGGTGCACGAGGCCGCCCGGCGCAGCCTCGGCCCCGGGCAGGGCGAACTGGACCGCGCCTCCTTCGAGGCCGTGTTCCCCTGGGGCCCCGCGCCCGCCCGGCTCGGCGGCGGCACCGGCTGGGCCTCCGCCGTCCTCACCGAGGGCCTCCTCGTCCCGGCCGGCGGCGGCTACCGCTTCGCCCACGAGGAACTGGCCGACTGGATCCAGGGCACGCACCTCGATCTCGACGAGGCCCTGCACGCCCTGGTCCACCGGCCCCGCCGCGCGGAGGAGGACGGCACCGTCCCCGTACCGCGTCATCGCGTCGGCCCGGTCGTGCAGGCCCTGCTGCTCCTCGCCCAGCAGCACGGCACCGAACAACTCGCGCACAGGCTGACGGAGTTGGCCGACGCCCTGGACAGGGACCCGGAGTCCTGGTGGGCCGCACGGCTGCTGGCGCACACCCTTCTCCAGATGCCCGACGCGACGCCGTACACCGGGGTGCTGCGCGCGCTCGCGGACCGTGTCGTCGCCATGCGCCGCGAACAGCGCCCCGTGCCCGTCGAGTTCGGCCCCGACTTCTGGGCCGCCGTACCGGTCCCCGACACCGAGCGGCTCGATCTGCTGCGCCGCCTGGTGCTGGCGGACCAGGCACCGCCCGCGCCCGGCGCCCGCTACCTGGACGCCGTGTCCCGGCTGCTCGCCGACCGTCCCGCCGTCGTACAGCGGCAGTTGACGCACTGGTTCGACGACGAGCGGCCGCTGCCCGCGACGCCCGACGCGACCGTGGCCACCGCCGCGCAGGCGCTGCTGCACACCCACCGGCACGGCGCCCTGGACGAGCTCACCGAGGTACTGGTGTCGTGCGCGCACCGGCGTGCCGACGAACTGCTCGCCACCCTCGCCGAGGACGAGCCCTCCGCCCTCTGCCGGGCCGTGGACCGCTGGGCGCACGACGAGCGCCCGGCCCGCCGGGTCGCCGCGGTCGCGTTCGGGCTGCGCGCGGCCCCGCACGTCCACTCCGAGGCGGACCGCGAGCTGCTGCGCTACGCCGCACTCGCCCTGCTCGCCCGGCCCGCCGACTGCACCCTGCACGGCGGTGCCCTCGCCCTCCTGGTCCGCGACCCGCGCACCCGCGACCGGCATCTGACGGCGGCCCTGCGGCACTTCGCCGAGGGCGACCCACGGGTCCCGCCGAGCGCCCTGGTGCCCGCGCTGGCCACCCATCCCGAGCCGGTCCTGGAGGCCTTCGGGGCCCGGTTGCGCGGCCCCGACGCCGGAGAGGCCCTGCGGGCGCTCGCCGACGTCTCCACCCCCGCCCTGGCCCGCCGTACGGCCGTCCTGGTCCGGGAGGCGGTACGGCTGCGACCGGACACAGCCGGGCCCTTCGCCGCCTATGTCGACCGCCGTCTGGCACACGGACCCACTGCCCGCCCGGTCCTGCTGCCCCTCGTCACCGGCCTGCTGGACGGCGGCCCCGAGCAGGTCCGGGCGGCCCTCGCCACCGTCCTCGCCGCCGTCGGCACCCCGGCGTGCCGTCCGCTGCGCCGCGAACTCCTGGAGTTCCTGTTCGCCCACGAGCGGGAGCCGTCGGTCCTGGACGCCGTCCTGCACGCGGCGGCCGAGCACGTGGACGGCCACGAGGAGGAGGCCCGCGGACTCGTCCACCGCACCGGACTGCTCCTCGTGCGCACCCCCGAAGGTGCCACCCATTTCGACCGGGGCCTGGTCGACCTCGGCCGGCACGTGCCCGGATTCGCCGCGCTGATGGCTCGCTGGCTGGCGGACGCCCCGGACGACTGGGCCGCCGTGGTCGGCCCGAGCACCCGGCGCATGCTCGAAAACCTGGCGGGCGTACGCGTACCTGCCTGA
- the truB gene encoding tRNA pseudouridine(55) synthase TruB codes for MTQKHTTPDGLVIVDKPSGFTSHDVVAKMRGIARTRRVGHAGTLDPMATGVLVLGVERATKLLGHLALTEKEYLGTIRLGQNTVTDDAEGEITSSADASRVTRDAIDSGIAKLTGAIMQVPSKVSAIKINGVRSYKRARDGEDFDIPARPVTVSSFAVYDVRDAVAEDGTQVLDLVVSVVCSSGTYIRALARDLGADLGVGGHLTALRRTRVGPYKIDAAKTLDRLQEELTVMPIADAASAAFPRWEVDAKRARLLLNGVRLELPGEYTGGGPVAVFDPEGRLLALVEEHKGKAKSLAVFG; via the coding sequence ATGACCCAGAAGCACACCACGCCCGACGGCCTCGTCATCGTCGACAAGCCGTCGGGCTTCACTTCGCACGACGTGGTCGCCAAGATGCGCGGGATCGCCAGGACCCGCCGGGTCGGCCACGCCGGCACCCTCGACCCGATGGCGACCGGCGTCCTGGTCCTCGGTGTCGAACGCGCCACCAAACTCCTCGGCCACCTCGCGCTGACCGAGAAGGAGTACCTGGGCACCATCCGCCTGGGCCAGAACACCGTCACCGACGACGCCGAGGGCGAGATCACCTCCTCCGCCGACGCGTCCCGGGTGACCCGGGACGCCATCGACAGCGGTATCGCCAAGCTGACCGGCGCCATCATGCAGGTGCCGTCCAAGGTCAGCGCCATCAAGATCAACGGGGTGCGGTCGTACAAGCGGGCCCGCGACGGCGAGGACTTCGACATCCCCGCCCGGCCGGTGACCGTCTCCTCCTTCGCGGTGTACGACGTCCGGGACGCCGTCGCCGAGGACGGCACCCAGGTCCTGGACCTGGTCGTGTCCGTGGTCTGCTCCTCCGGCACCTACATCCGCGCCCTCGCCCGTGACCTCGGCGCGGACCTGGGCGTCGGCGGCCACCTCACCGCGCTGCGCCGGACGCGCGTCGGACCGTACAAGATCGACGCGGCGAAGACGCTGGACCGGCTCCAGGAGGAGCTGACCGTCATGCCGATCGCCGACGCCGCTTCCGCCGCCTTTCCGCGCTGGGAGGTCGACGCCAAGCGGGCCCGGCTGCTGCTGAACGGCGTCCGGCTGGAACTGCCCGGCGAATACACGGGCGGCGGTCCCGTCGCCGTGTTCGATCCCGAGGGCCGGCTGCTCGCCCTCGTCGAAGAGCACAAGGGCAAGGCGAAGAGCCTGGCCGTCTTCGGCTGA
- the rbfA gene encoding 30S ribosome-binding factor RbfA produces the protein MADNARAKRLADLIREVVAQKLQRGIKDPRLGSHVTITDTRVTGDLREATVFYTVYGDEEERKAAAAGLESAKGILRSEVGRAAGVKFTPTLAFVADALPDTARTIEDLLDKARQSDEKVREASAGAAYAGGADPYRKPADETADPTETDGDAAE, from the coding sequence GTGGCCGACAACGCGCGGGCGAAAAGGCTGGCGGACCTCATCCGGGAGGTGGTGGCCCAGAAGCTGCAGCGCGGGATCAAGGACCCGCGGCTCGGCTCGCACGTCACCATCACGGACACCCGGGTCACGGGTGACCTCCGGGAGGCGACCGTCTTCTACACGGTCTACGGGGACGAAGAGGAGCGGAAGGCCGCTGCCGCGGGCCTGGAGAGCGCCAAGGGCATCCTGCGCTCCGAGGTCGGCCGCGCCGCCGGGGTGAAGTTCACGCCGACGCTCGCCTTCGTCGCGGACGCCCTGCCGGACACCGCCCGGACCATCGAGGACCTCCTCGACAAGGCGCGGCAGTCCGACGAGAAGGTCCGCGAGGCCTCCGCGGGCGCGGCGTACGCGGGCGGTGCCGACCCGTACCGCAAGCCGGCCGACGAGACGGCCGACCCGACCGAGACGGACGGCGACGCCGCGGAATGA
- a CDS encoding DUF503 domain-containing protein: MYVGTLSFDLLLGDVHSLKEKRSVVRPIVAELQRKYAVSAAEVDHADLHRRTIIGLAVVSGDAAHLTDVLDRCERLVAARPEVELLSVRRRFHGDDDD; encoded by the coding sequence ATGTACGTGGGGACCCTGTCCTTCGACCTCCTCCTCGGCGACGTGCACTCGCTGAAGGAGAAGCGCTCCGTCGTCCGCCCGATCGTCGCCGAACTCCAGCGGAAGTACGCGGTGAGTGCGGCCGAGGTGGACCACGCGGACCTTCACCGGCGGACGATCATCGGCCTCGCCGTGGTCTCCGGCGACGCGGCGCACCTCACCGACGTGCTGGACCGGTGTGAGCGGCTGGTCGCCGCCCGCCCCGAGGTGGAGCTGCTGTCCGTACGGCGGCGCTTCCACGGCGACGACGACGACTGA
- the infB gene encoding translation initiation factor IF-2 has translation MAKVRVYELAKEFGVESKVVMAKLQELGEFVRSASSTIEAPVVRKLTDAFQGGGNGKSAGKPAPRKASPKPAAPAPAQAARPAAPRPAAPKPPTAPAAQQPAAPAAPSAPAPAASGPRPVPGPKPAPRPAPAAPEFTAPPAAPAPQAPAAQTPQAPAAQTPQAPAAQGPRPGARPGAPKPGGRPAPGQGQGQAARPGQGGPRGGGQARSGARPAGPRPGNNPFTSGGNAGMARPQAPRPQGGPRPGGPGAPGAGPRPQAPGQQGGGPRPQAAGGSRPSPSGMPRPQGGPRPGPAGPRPNPGMMPQRPAAGPRPGGGGPGGRGPGGGGRPGGGGGRPGGGGFAGRPGGPGGGGGGFAGRPGGPGGGGGGFAGRPGGPGGGGGGRPGFGGRPGGPGGRGGTQGAFGRPGGPARRGRKSKRQRRQEYEAMQAPSVGGVMLPRGNGEAIRLSRGASLTDFAEKINANPASLVAVMMNLGEMVTATQSVSDETLQLLAGEMNYTVQIVSPEEEDRELLESFDIEFGEDEGDEEDLVVRPPVVTVMGHVDHGKTRLLDAIRKTNVIAGEAGGITQHIGAYQVSTEVNDEERKITFIDTPGHEAFTAMRARGAKSTDIAILVVAANDGVMPQTVEALNHAKAADVPIVVAVNKIDVEGADPTKVRGQLTEYGLVAEEYGGDTMFVDISAKQGLHIDSLLEAVVLTADASLDLRANPNQDAQGISIESRLDRGRGAVATVLVQRGTLRVGDTMVVGDAYGRVRAMLDDNGNNVAEAGPSTPVQVLGLTNVPGAGDNFLVVDEDRTARQIAEKRAARERNAAFAKRTRRVSLEDLDKVLKAGEVQQLNLIIKGDASGSVEALESSLLQLDVGEEVDIRVLHRGVGAVTESDIDLAMGSDAIVIGFNVRAAGRAAQMAEREGVDVRYYSVIYQAIEEIEAALKGMLKPEYEEVELGTAEIREVFKSSKLGNIAGVLVRSGEVKRNTKARLIRDGKVVAENLTISGLRRFKDDVTEIREGFEGGINLGNFNDIKVDDVIATYEMREKPRA, from the coding sequence GTGGCTAAGGTCCGGGTCTACGAACTCGCCAAGGAGTTCGGTGTCGAGAGCAAGGTCGTCATGGCCAAGCTCCAGGAACTCGGTGAATTCGTCCGTTCGGCGTCTTCGACCATCGAAGCGCCGGTTGTACGCAAGCTGACCGACGCCTTCCAGGGCGGTGGCAACGGCAAGTCCGCCGGCAAGCCCGCCCCCCGCAAGGCTTCCCCCAAGCCCGCCGCGCCCGCCCCGGCGCAGGCGGCCCGTCCGGCTGCCCCGCGGCCGGCGGCTCCCAAGCCCCCGACGGCCCCGGCTGCCCAGCAGCCGGCCGCGCCCGCGGCCCCGTCGGCGCCCGCGCCGGCCGCCTCGGGCCCGCGTCCGGTCCCGGGTCCGAAGCCCGCGCCGCGTCCGGCCCCGGCCGCCCCGGAGTTCACCGCTCCGCCGGCCGCTCCGGCGCCGCAGGCTCCGGCCGCGCAGACCCCGCAGGCTCCGGCCGCGCAGACCCCGCAGGCTCCGGCCGCGCAGGGCCCGCGTCCCGGCGCCCGTCCGGGTGCCCCGAAGCCCGGTGGCCGTCCGGCTCCCGGCCAGGGTCAGGGTCAGGCGGCCCGTCCGGGCCAGGGTGGTCCGCGTGGTGGTGGCCAGGCGCGCTCCGGCGCCCGTCCGGCCGGCCCGCGTCCGGGCAACAACCCCTTCACGTCCGGTGGCAACGCCGGCATGGCGCGCCCGCAGGCGCCCCGTCCGCAGGGCGGCCCGCGGCCGGGCGGCCCCGGTGCCCCCGGCGCCGGTCCCCGTCCGCAGGCTCCCGGCCAGCAGGGCGGCGGTCCGCGTCCGCAGGCTGCGGGCGGTTCCCGTCCGTCGCCGTCGGGCATGCCCCGCCCGCAGGGCGGTCCGCGTCCCGGCCCGGCCGGTCCGCGCCCGAACCCCGGCATGATGCCGCAGCGTCCGGCTGCCGGCCCGCGTCCCGGCGGCGGTGGCCCCGGTGGCCGTGGTCCCGGTGGCGGCGGTCGTCCCGGTGGCGGCGGCGGTCGTCCGGGTGGCGGCGGCTTCGCCGGTCGTCCCGGTGGTCCCGGTGGCGGTGGCGGCGGCTTCGCCGGTCGTCCCGGTGGTCCCGGTGGCGGTGGCGGCGGCTTCGCCGGTCGTCCCGGTGGTCCCGGTGGTGGCGGCGGCGGTCGTCCCGGCTTCGGTGGCCGTCCGGGTGGTCCCGGTGGCCGCGGTGGCACGCAGGGTGCCTTCGGTCGTCCCGGTGGTCCCGCGCGTCGCGGTCGCAAGTCGAAGCGGCAGAGGCGCCAGGAGTACGAGGCCATGCAGGCCCCGAGCGTCGGCGGCGTGATGCTGCCGCGCGGCAACGGCGAGGCCATCCGTCTCTCCCGCGGCGCGTCGCTCACGGACTTCGCGGAGAAGATCAACGCCAACCCGGCGTCGCTCGTCGCGGTCATGATGAACCTCGGCGAGATGGTCACGGCCACGCAGTCGGTCTCCGACGAGACGCTGCAGCTCCTCGCCGGCGAGATGAACTACACGGTTCAGATCGTCAGCCCCGAGGAGGAGGACCGCGAGCTGCTCGAGTCCTTCGACATCGAGTTCGGCGAGGACGAGGGCGACGAGGAGGACCTGGTGGTCCGCCCGCCGGTCGTCACCGTCATGGGTCACGTCGACCACGGTAAGACCCGACTGCTCGACGCCATCCGCAAGACGAACGTCATCGCGGGCGAGGCCGGCGGCATCACCCAGCACATCGGTGCCTACCAGGTCTCCACCGAGGTCAACGACGAAGAGCGCAAGATCACCTTCATCGACACCCCGGGTCACGAGGCGTTCACCGCCATGCGTGCCCGTGGTGCGAAGTCGACCGACATCGCGATCCTGGTCGTCGCGGCCAACGACGGCGTCATGCCGCAGACGGTCGAGGCGCTGAACCACGCCAAGGCGGCCGACGTGCCGATCGTGGTCGCGGTCAACAAGATCGACGTCGAGGGTGCCGACCCGACCAAGGTGCGCGGTCAGCTGACCGAGTACGGCCTGGTGGCCGAGGAGTACGGCGGCGACACCATGTTCGTCGACATCTCCGCCAAGCAGGGTCTGCACATCGACTCGCTGCTGGAGGCCGTGGTCCTCACGGCCGACGCCTCGCTCGACCTGCGGGCCAACCCGAACCAGGACGCGCAGGGCATCTCGATCGAGTCCCGTCTCGACCGCGGCCGCGGTGCCGTGGCGACGGTCCTCGTGCAGCGAGGCACCCTGCGGGTCGGCGACACGATGGTGGTGGGCGACGCCTACGGCCGCGTGCGCGCCATGCTCGACGACAACGGCAACAACGTCGCCGAAGCCGGCCCGTCGACGCCGGTCCAGGTCCTGGGCCTGACCAACGTCCCGGGTGCGGGTGACAACTTCCTGGTGGTGGACGAGGACCGTACGGCCCGTCAGATCGCCGAGAAGCGTGCCGCCCGTGAGCGCAACGCCGCGTTCGCCAAGCGCACGCGCCGCGTGTCGCTGGAGGACCTGGACAAGGTGCTCAAGGCCGGCGAGGTCCAGCAGCTGAACCTGATCATCAAGGGTGACGCTTCCGGTTCGGTCGAGGCCCTCGAGTCCTCGCTGCTCCAGCTGGACGTCGGCGAAGAGGTCGACATCCGCGTCCTGCACCGCGGCGTCGGTGCGGTCACGGAGTCCGACATCGACCTGGCGATGGGCTCCGACGCCATCGTGATCGGCTTCAACGTCCGTGCGGCCGGCCGCGCGGCGCAGATGGCCGAGCGCGAGGGTGTGGACGTCCGGTACTACTCGGTCATCTACCAGGCGATCGAGGAGATCGAGGCGGCCCTCAAGGGCATGCTCAAGCCGGAGTACGAAGAGGTCGAGCTGGGTACGGCGGAGATCCGCGAGGTCTTCAAGTCGTCCAAGCTGGGCAACATCGCCGGTGTCCTGGTCCGGTCGGGCGAGGTCAAGCGCAACACCAAGGCGCGCCTCATCCGCGACGGCAAGGTGGTCGCGGAGAACCTCACCATCTCCGGTCTGCGTCGCTTCAAGGACGACGTCACCGAGATCCGCGAAGGGTTCGAGGGCGGTATCAACCTCGGCAACTTCAACGACATCAAGGTCGACGACGTCATCGCGACGTACGAGATGCGGGAGAAGCCGCGGGCGTAA
- a CDS encoding YlxR family protein, which translates to MSGRTHDRACPERTCVGCRERAAKNDLLRIVKIEDACVPDPRGTLPGRGAYVHPALVCLDQAVRRRAFPRALRVPGALDTKALRQYVERTTVAEQATT; encoded by the coding sequence GTGTCTGGCCGGACGCACGACCGAGCATGCCCTGAACGCACCTGTGTGGGGTGCCGGGAGCGGGCGGCCAAGAACGATCTCCTGCGGATCGTGAAGATCGAGGATGCATGCGTCCCCGATCCTCGCGGTACGCTGCCCGGCCGGGGTGCGTATGTACACCCCGCCCTGGTCTGTCTCGACCAGGCGGTACGCCGCCGGGCGTTCCCGCGGGCACTGCGCGTCCCGGGAGCGCTCGACACAAAGGCGTTGCGCCAATACGTCGAGCGGACAACAGTTGCCGAGCAGGCGACGACGTAA